Proteins encoded by one window of Geobacter sp. DSM 9736:
- the cheB gene encoding chemotaxis-specific protein-glutamate methyltransferase CheB: MIKVLLADDSNLARTILRDIFHRTSDIAVVGEAADGREAVDKSRLLKPDLVIMDILMPVMDGMAAIEEIMATSPVPILVLSSTMEDREVHSAFAAIKKGALDVMGKPGGADFILTEDFQARLVEKVRLLARIRVIHHLNRAFVEPVPAPVPPQDAAPTILAVGASTGGPRAVLSILKALPADFPGAVYIVQHIAQGFARGFAKWLDTESSISVRLAEDGEGVSPGEAVVAPNDCHMIMENGHIKLIDAPPVNCCRPSIDVLFNALAEDQGARVLGVLLTGMGKDGALGLRRIRECGGATLVQDEETSVVFGMPRAAISLNAAGQVLPLSGIPHAILRLFGKNDQFRMQ; the protein is encoded by the coding sequence ATGATCAAAGTACTACTGGCAGATGATTCGAACCTGGCCAGAACGATTCTGAGGGATATTTTCCATCGTACCTCAGACATAGCAGTGGTGGGAGAGGCCGCCGATGGCCGGGAAGCGGTAGACAAGAGCCGCCTCCTGAAGCCGGACCTGGTGATCATGGATATCCTGATGCCGGTAATGGACGGGATGGCAGCCATCGAAGAGATAATGGCTACTTCTCCGGTTCCGATTCTGGTCCTGTCATCAACTATGGAGGACCGCGAGGTTCACAGTGCATTTGCGGCCATAAAGAAGGGAGCCCTGGATGTCATGGGGAAGCCCGGAGGGGCCGATTTTATCCTGACCGAAGATTTCCAGGCGCGCCTGGTTGAGAAGGTCAGGCTTCTTGCACGTATCCGTGTTATCCATCACCTCAACCGTGCCTTTGTAGAACCGGTCCCGGCTCCCGTCCCTCCGCAGGATGCAGCCCCTACGATCCTCGCTGTGGGAGCTTCAACGGGGGGACCTCGGGCGGTGCTGAGTATCCTGAAGGCCCTTCCTGCAGATTTCCCGGGAGCTGTGTATATTGTCCAGCACATAGCGCAGGGATTCGCCCGAGGATTCGCCAAATGGCTCGATACGGAGAGCAGCATCAGCGTCCGGTTGGCTGAAGACGGCGAAGGGGTGAGCCCTGGTGAAGCGGTGGTGGCGCCCAACGACTGTCACATGATAATGGAGAATGGGCACATCAAGCTTATCGACGCTCCCCCTGTCAACTGCTGCCGGCCGTCGATAGACGTGCTCTTTAACGCTCTTGCAGAGGACCAGGGGGCGCGGGTTTTGGGAGTTCTGCTCACCGGCATGGGGAAGGACGGTGCTCTCGGATTGCGTCGAATACGGGAGTGCGGTGGGGCAACCCTGGTTCAGGATGAGGAAACCTCAGTGGTCTTCGGTATGCCCAGGGCGGCCATAAGTCTCAACGCTGCGGGGCAGGTACTTCCGCTTTCCGGGATACCGCACGCGATTCTGCGGCTTTTCGGTAAGAACGACCAGTTCAGGATGCAGTGA